The sequence GTATATCCCCTGTGCTTTTTCCGGCCATAATGCTTTTTATGGCACGCTGTACTTATCGAATCCGCAAAAAGAATCAGGAAGCATGGAACCATAGCTATCTTTTTTCAACTCCTCACTCTCCCCCGCAAAGCTCGATCAGCTTCGGATAGACGATATCGACCTTCTGATCCGGCTGGTTGGGATCGATGATGTCGTGGCCGAGATTCAGGGATGCGTCAAACGTAAAGGAATCGACGGTTGCCTGTTGCGCCTTCCAGCGTTCGACGATCTGCAGGGTACGTTCATTGCTGATGGAGCCATCGTTGGGGTTAAAGACCATGACGATCTTTTTAGCGGCGGGAGGATGCTTCCCGGCAGCCTGCTCGACCACGAAGCCGAGGCGCAGAATTTCGGTAAGTGCACGCCTTGAATAGCGGGGATAGGCGTAAGCCGGCGGAACGTTCTCTTTCAGATTCTCGTCCCACCAGCTCCATGAATCCGGCAACAGGGAGTACATGTTCATGACTGCGGCAGTCAGCGGAACGGGAATCTCCTTGAACCCGAACGCCGGAGAGATGATCACGGCAAGGTCGATATCACTGCGGTACTGCGCAGCCCAGGCCGTAGTTACGCCCCCCGCGGATATGCCTATCATCACTACCCGATCTCCCAAACCCCGGGCGATATCGACAACCTCATCGGCATAAGCCGCCAGTTCTTCCGCGCCGAGCCGGGCCTGATCTTCCGTCAAGCGATAAGCCAACCCATGATGCGGGAGCGGAGCGATCAGCACATTATCTCCAAGCTCGAAAAAACGTTTTCCAAGCTCATGAAACTGTTGCGGACAACTCGTATAACCGTGAACAAGTATGACGGCACGCGAGGTTTTCCGTTTATGGGACATCATTTCGAGCCGGCAAAGCGGATTCATCAGTTTCTTTCCCTGAACGCCGAAATTTTCGGCACGGCGAGCCGCCGAAGCATAGCCTTCAGCGGGATGCGGATATGAGACGAGCTTCGGAAGGTTCCTTGGTTTCAGGATAAAAAAAAGGGTCGCCGGAACGATTCCGGAAATAAGCAGCAGTAACCATCGCCGGCGTATGGCGTTCAATAGTTTGTGCATGATAGTAATCCTCCTGAGTGATGAAATCCGTCCGGTTCATCCCCCGAATCAGTCCTTTAAAAAGATACAACAGCCAGCATGATCAAGCAACAGTAACGCAAGATACTCTGCAACCGGATACTGCTCGTTGACCGTCAACATCACTATTCTCCGCGATCAATAATCCTCCCGTTTACGATGTGTTATCCAATCCGAATGCTGCTTGCCTCTGCGAACAATGCCAGCTTCGGTATTTTTCATCATCACCTCCGAAGGCATTATCGTCATGTTACGGCAGGCACAGTAAAAAAGCAGGGGAAATCAATGCGACAATAAAGCAGATTACGGTAAATTCCGGGTTAAATACAGGTCAAGATGATCGAGAAAGGGTTTTGCTTCGACGAACCCGACGACCCTGCTGCCGGGGATCTCGTTGCCGGAAGCGTCGAAGAAAATGATGGCGGGAGGGCCGAATATGCCGAACCGCTTCATGAGAGCTATGTCGTCGGGGGTGTTGGCGGTTACATCAACCTGCAGGAGGGTCATGGTTTCGAGCTGTTTGCACACGGCCGGGTCATTGAAGGTAAAATGTTCCAGCTCCTTGCAGGAGACGCACCAGTCGGCGTAGAAGTCGAGCATGACCGGTTTTTCCGCCGATGCAAGCGCGGCGTCGAGCTCGGCATAGGAACGGATACGAGTGAACTTCAGTCCCGCCTCCTCAGCAGATGTTCTGCCCCCCGCACCTGAGCCGAAAGGTGCAAGCGGTTCGAGGGGATTGGTTCCGCCTGCGGCGGCTCCGGCCAGTTCGAGGATGCCGATAACGAGCAGGACAATACCAAGCGCTTTGCCGAACTTCATGGCGATGGACGATTGTTCAGGCAGCGAGTCGAACAGGTGCAGAAAAACCGCACAGAGCATGGCTAAAGCTCCCCAGAAAAGCAGCGCCAGAGGACCGGGAATCACCGGAGAGACCATCCAGATCGCCACGCCAATAAGCATAAGCCCGAAGAGGTATTTGACTCCGTTCATCCATGCGCCGGCTTTCGGAAGCAGGGTTCCTGCGGAAAGCCCGACCAGCAGCAGCGGCATGCTCATGCCCATCGCCATGGAGAAGAGCGCGAGCCCGCCGATCACCACGTGGCGGGTCTGGCTGATATAGACCAGGGTGCCGGCAAGCGGAGCGGCAACGCAGGGTCCGACGATCAGCGCGGAAAGGGATCCCATAAGGAACACTCCGGCAATCTGGCCGCCTTTGAGTTTGCCGCAGGTTTTGGCTATGCTGCTCTGCATGATGCCGGGTATCTGCAGCTGGTAAACATCGAACATCGAAAGGGCAAGTACCACAAGCAAAAGCGCGAACATCCCGAGCACCCAGGGTTGCTGCAGGGCTCCGGCAAGCCCTTCACCGGCAAGTCCGGCTGCGACGCCAAGCAGGGTGTAAACCAGCGCCATGCCGAGGCTGTAGGCTACGGCGAGCATGAAACTGCGCCCTCGTCCGTAACAGCCGTCTCCAACAATAATCGAGGAAAGAATGGGGATCATCGGCAGAATGCAGGGCGTAAAGGAGAGCGCCAGGCCGAAAATCAGAAAGAAAAAGCCGATTTTCAGGAGGCTTCGGCTCTTGAGAAGGGATTGCGAATAGGAGAAATCATCGCCGGCCTTTTTCTCCCGTGCTGCCGGCAGGCTATCGACTGGCACATCTTCCGTAACGGCAAAGCCTCCGAAGCCGCCGGTTTCAGGATCTTCGACGACGTTCAGCACCCCGGGTTTTGCCGGATCGATGGTGACGGTTCGGGTAAACGGGGGGTAACAGACCCCGTCTTCGGCGCACCCCTGATAGACTACCTTCAAGGTAAATTCGCCGGCAGCCCTGACAACAGGCACTTCGATGCGAAGGTTATCGTGATAGACCTCCATCCGTTCTTTCGTCGAAGGATCGGTAACCGACTCCCCCGCCGGCAGCCCGGGTATGCGCAGTTCGGCATCGCCTTTTTCGAGACTCACCTTTACCTGGTCTCTGTAGAGTTTGTACCCGTCGGCTATCGCCCAGTCGAGCACGACGGAACCCGACGACGTAAGTTCGGCTTTCAGCCTGAAGGCTTGTCCGGGATCGAGAAATGCCGTACCGAATCCGTTGGAGGAAAAGGCAATCAGCCAAAAAAGCAGAAATCCGGATATCGATATCGTACGATGTAACATAATATTGCGGTTTACCGGCATGCATGCGCTACCGGACAGGCTTTTTCATGGTTTCAGTAATGATACGCTCGAACTCCTCTTGTGTCTGGGCTCCGATGATAACCGAAAGCAGGCGTCCATCGCGGTTTATGGCGAAAAGCGCCGGAACGGATCTCACCCCTCCCGAAACATGTCGTCCGAAGCTGTCGAGTATGGCCTCGTCAGCCATGACGACGGGGTAATTGATGCCTTGCTCCCGGATGAAATCGGGCATGGACTGCTCATTATCCCTATAGGCCATCCCGATAAAGGTAAACCCCTTTTTCTCATATTTCTCCTGCAGGGCCGCCATATCGGGAATCTCTTTACGGCAGTATGGACACCAGGATCCGAAAAAGTTAACAATGTATCCTTTACCGGCAAGCGTCCGGCTCGAAACCGCACCGCCTTGAACGCTTTTTGCCGAAAACTCCGGCGCAAGCCAGGTTTTCAGTGCGGTTTTCCGAACGGGTTTTTTGGCGACGGCGTCCAGCGCAGGAAGTGCGTGCATCGTAATCGCAAGAGCGCCGGCAATCAGGATCGATCGAAATAGTTGCATGACGGTGTTTATCTCTCTGCAGGAATCAATCAATTAAAAGTTTCCGGTGCGTCATTCCTGACAGGGTGGCGGACATGCCTCTCCGCCACCCTTTGTCAGCGCTGCCCTTCGAGTTCAGGCGTCTTCTCTTTTACGACATTCGGCACGCCTGCCGCACCGGTATAGAATACGACAAGGCTCGCCTTTTCGTTTCCGGGGTTGTAGCCGTTGTGCGCTGTATCGACCATCTCGATTATTGCGTCGCCTTTACGAAACAGATTGACTGTTCCGTTCTCCATTTCGACGGCAAGCTCGCCTTCAAGCATATAGGCATAAACCGGTACCGGATGGTAGTGCCAGCCCGTAGAACCTCCTGGTGGCACATCGACTACGAGGACGGTAACTTCCGCATCGTTCGTCCGGGGATACCTCACTTTTTTCCCGTCACTGGTTGTTCCTGTAACGAGCACCTTTCTGACCGTCACGTTCCGATACTCTTCGGCATGCAGGGAGTCGTCCGGCAATTGGAAAACAGCAAGCAGAACAGAAATAACGATTGCCGAAAGTACTTTGCTGATCGGGAACTGCGTTTTCCGTACAAAACAATCACGTATCATAAACCTCCTTGAACATACAGGGTTGAGGGTTGCGAAGAACAAGGTACGGCGAAGTTCCTTCAATGGCAAACAGCCTCCGGTTTGAAACCGATCATGCCGTAAAATCGCGGAATGCGCTACCCGTTTCCCTCTATCACGCCCGGGCCGGAAAGCCGGCTTCGGCCTCCGGAAACCGGATGAACGCGGATTCGGGCGGCTATGCGCTCCTTCAGGGCTGGGACATGAGAGATGATACCGATGATCTTGCCGTTCTGATGGAGGCCTGAGAGTGTCTTCAGGGCGGTGTCGAGCGACTCCTCGTCAAGCGTACCGAACCCTTCGTCGAGAAAGAGCGAATCGACCCGGACATTCCGGCTCGACATATGCGAAAGCCCGAGCGCAAGCGCCAGACTCACGATGAAGCTCTCGCCGCCGGAGAGGTTTTTCGTGGAGCGCACCTCCCCGGCCTGCCAGGTGTCGATCACGTCGAGCGCGAGCGGATGGGCGGCGGATCGGACAAGCAGATAACGGTCTGTCATTCCTGCAAGCTGACGGTTTGCGTGGCCGATCATGATCTCGAAGGTAAGACCCTGCGCGAAATTGCGGAACTTCTTGCCATCCGAAGAGCCGATAAGCTCGTTCAGCGACGACCACCGGGCACATTCGATCTGCTGTGCGGCAAGCGCGGAGGTTTTTTCGCGCAGCAGGAGGGCTGAACGCTCATGCTCCTGCAGCCTGATCTTCAGGGCGGCAATATCCGAACGGAGCGTACCGAGACTGGCCGAAAAACGTTCAAGTTCTTCACACAGCACTTCCTCGGAACTGTCGGTCAGCGCGCGCTCCTCCTCCTGCAGCAATTTGCCCAGCCGTTCGCCTTTCAGGGTTTCGAGCTCGAGGCGTCGCGCGGCAAGCGCTCCCGCCTGTTTTTCAAGCCGTTCAAATTCATGTCTGTCGAGCCGGGCCGAAAGAAAACGTTCAAGGCTTTCAAAACCGCCTCCTGAAAGTTCATGCTCAAGCAGGGCCTGCCGCTCAGAAATCATGACGGAGCGTTCTGCAGAAGAAGCTCCGAGCATGGCGACTCTTTCAGAAAGGGTAACAATTCGCCGAGAAGCCACCTCCCGCGCGCTCCTCACCTCTTCGAGCACTTCTTCGGCAAGCCTGGCAACCTCTGCCGCGCGACCCTCCTCCGCGTCGGGATTTTTCGATCCGAACAACCCTTCGCGCTGGCGCTGCAGCCCTGCCAGGGCCGCCCCTTCGGCAGCATAAGCCGTTTCCTTCTGAAGACAATCCTCACGGTTCGTTTTCAGCAACTCCTGCTGGACTGAGCGAAACCCCTCGAGAACCGTTATTCGCTGCCTGGCAGCATCTTTGCGTAACTCAACCTCCTGCCGCCGCTCAAGACGAGAATGCAGCTGGCGCAGGACGTCAGGATACGACAGACCGTCTCCCGCAGCTATTGCGTAATCCGCAAGCTCCAGATTCAGGACTGCATCGGCGGTTTTGCGTTTTTCCCCGGCCAGGGCTTCACTTTCCCCGGCCCTCGCGGCTTCCGTTTCGGCCGTTTTCAGCGCATAACCGGCACTCTCCTGCTGCCGCAAGGCCTCCGTCAGCCGCTGCTGGAAGTTTTTTTCCTCCTGAGCTGCCGCAGTATGGGCCCCCTCTATCCGCTCCGCAGCGGCAAGCCTGTCCGAAAGTTTTACGGAGAGAAGACGATGTTTGTCGAGTATTGCGTCAATGTTTTCCACCGAGGGTTCCCCCTCTATCGAAAGCGTTCCGGCAGAGTGGCGGCACCATTGCAGATCAGTCTCGATGGACTTGCGCAGTTCGTCGCGCTGACCATGGAGCTGCCGGATCTCCGTCTCCAGACGTGCCGCCGCAACCCGCAGTCCGGTGATCTCAAGGGCTCTCTCATGCAGGGAAAGACGACCCTGCCGAAGCGCATCGGCTGCCATATCCGCGTCGGGCAGATCTTCTCCGACAAATGGGTGGTGTATGGAACCGCAAAGAGGACAGGGCAAGCCCTCCTGCAACATCCGGCGTTCATCCTCAAGTGACCTGATTTTACCATGAAGTTCCGCCTCTCGCTGAAGTCCCTCGACGATCTGTTCCTCCTTGCGCTGAAGCAGCGATATCCTGTCGAGTTCAAAGGAGTTGTGTTTCAGTTCCGCTTCCGCACTCCTGAGAGCCTGCCGCACCGTGAGGATGCGCTCTTCGAAACCTGCGAGCTGCATCAGCCTCGCCTGAAGGATTTCCAGAGCCCGGATCCGTTCCTGAATCCGTGCAGTTTCCGATCGCAGTTCGCTGAGGCTACTGCCCTCGAGAAGCCCTTCAAGCTGACCGGCAAGTTCCGTTTGGAGGTACAGACAACTGTCGAAATCCTTCCGGGCCCCGGCAGTCGCCGGCATCAGCTCCCGAAGGGCAATTGCGGCTTTTTCAAGCCGTTTCGAGGCATCATTGCGCACTTTACGCGCATCCAGTTCGGCAGTTTCAGTGGCCTGGCACTGCCGAACCTTCTCTTCGATGCCGCTCAGCGACGTCGCAAGTCCGCCGTCGGCTTCATGTTCCGAAAGATACCGTTCGGCATCCTCCATTTTTTTCCGTTCAGACAGCAGCTCGCGTTCCGCTTCGGCAAGCTGCCCTTCGGAAGCGGCAATTCTTTTCTGCAGAACATTCAAGGCACTTTCGGACTGAAAGCGTCGTTCCTCCCCTGCCGATATCTGCAGATCAAGCGCCCTGACGACGCGAATAACTCCCGCGAGTGCCGTCTCCTCTTCTTTCAGCAGCAGCAGCCTCTTTTCCGCCACCCGAAACTCTCCGGCACGCTCTTCAAAAACCGCTTTCGAGCGCTCCAGCTCACGTTCCGCAACGGTTTTATCCAGAAGATCCCGATCCTGAAGCTGACGGAGTTGCATGACGGCGGTATATGCCGGCTCGAAACGTGAGGCTTGCATGGCCTTTTCAAGCCGCTGCCGATCGGGATAAAACCGCTCCTCACGGCTCCGAAGCTCCCGGAACTCCTCCTCCATACCGGCCAGTCCGGCTTTCATGACGGTAATCTGGCGGAGCCATCGGAGCGCCTCCTCGCTCTTGCTTTTCAGGCCGGCGATTCCGTCCTCCTGCTCCTCCCTGTCTTTCAAAGCGAATACGGCTTCGGCAAGTTCGTCTTCGCCCAGAAGTCGGATGCCGGAACACTCCTCCCTGAGAGCATCGAGTTTCAGCTGCTCAAGACGGTTTCGTTCGTGTACTTTTATGGAAATGGCCGAGTAGATTTCAGTTCCGGTGATCTGCTCGAGCACAGGAGAGCGCTCATCCGGAGGAGCCTGCAGAAAAGCCGCAAATCCACCCTGAGCCAGCAGCATGGATCGCGTGAACTGGAGAAAATCCATTCCCGTGCACTCCACAACCGCCGCAAGGGTATCCTGCAGTTTCGATTCGATGATCTTTCCTGTCGTCTCGTCCGAAATTTCATGCTTCTGAGCCTGCAGTAAACCCTGCGGGTTTCTGCGGGCACGGTGCTGCGACCAGTGGCACCGGTAACGGCCGCTTCCGGCTTCGAACACCACTTCGGCAAAACACTCCCCCGTGTGCCTCGACATGACTTCGTTACCGCTCATATTGACCTTTTCAAGCCGCGGAGTCTGACCGTACAGAGCAAGCGAAATCGCATCGAGAATGGTGGTTTTGCCCGAACCTGTCGGTCCGGTAATGGCAAATATACCGTCCGATACGTACTCGGGCGCGGTAAAGTCGATGAACCACTCTCCTGCAAGGGAGTTCAGATTTTTAAAGCGTAAAGAGAGAATTTTCATAGAACGCCATGTTTTTAGCTCGCCGGCACTGAAGCCGTCATGCCGTAAATAACATAAAATACCGCTCTTCAGACATAAAAAAAGCCGGGAGTCACCCCGGCCTTAAAGAGAAATATCCTTCGCGCACCTCAAGCCGCATCGACGGCTTTGAAGTTAAAGGTTTTTAATTCGGCGAAAAAACGGCAAGAGCCGTAACGATATTTTCCACGACCTGTTTGTCGAAGGTTGTCGGCATCAGGTTGTCCGCCGTCGGAACGATCGAGTGCGCTATCGCATCGGCGACGGCGATTTTCATCTCCGGCGTTACCTTTCTTATTCCGCTCTGCAGCAACCCCTTGAACAAACCGGGAAAAACAAGCGCGTTATTGACCTGGTTCGGCAGATCCGAACGTCCGGTGCCCACAATGCAGGCTCCGGCCTTGAAAGCCTCTTCAGGCATGATTTCAGGTGTCGGATTGGCCATAGGAAAGATGAACGGCGAAAGGTTCATACCGGCAACCATTGCCTCGGTAACAATATTGCCAACAGAAACGCCCACGAAGACATCGGCGCCGACCATTGCGCTCTGCAGATCTCCTTGATGCTTCAGTTTGTTGCTTCGTTCCGCAATCTCCTGCTTTATCGGATTCATACCCTGACGTCCGTCATAAAGCGACCCCTGGGTATCGACAAGAACCACCTCTTTGACCCGGGCATGAATCAGCAGTCTGGCAATAGCGATGCCTGCCGCACCCGCGCCGTTAACCACCACATGCAGATCCTTCAGCTCCCTGCCGGTTACGCGACAGGCATTGATGATGGCAGCCAGTGTGACGATGGCGGTTCCGTCCTGATCGTCATGAAAAACCGGAATGGATAGCGCT comes from Chlorobium limicola DSM 245 and encodes:
- a CDS encoding alpha/beta hydrolase, translating into MHKLLNAIRRRWLLLLISGIVPATLFFILKPRNLPKLVSYPHPAEGYASAARRAENFGVQGKKLMNPLCRLEMMSHKRKTSRAVILVHGYTSCPQQFHELGKRFFELGDNVLIAPLPHHGLAYRLTEDQARLGAEELAAYADEVVDIARGLGDRVVMIGISAGGVTTAWAAQYRSDIDLAVIISPAFGFKEIPVPLTAAVMNMYSLLPDSWSWWDENLKENVPPAYAYPRYSRRALTEILRLGFVVEQAAGKHPPAAKKIVMVFNPNDGSISNERTLQIVERWKAQQATVDSFTFDASLNLGHDIIDPNQPDQKVDIVYPKLIELCGGE
- the dsbD gene encoding protein-disulfide reductase DsbD, which encodes MLHRTISISGFLLFWLIAFSSNGFGTAFLDPGQAFRLKAELTSSGSVVLDWAIADGYKLYRDQVKVSLEKGDAELRIPGLPAGESVTDPSTKERMEVYHDNLRIEVPVVRAAGEFTLKVVYQGCAEDGVCYPPFTRTVTIDPAKPGVLNVVEDPETGGFGGFAVTEDVPVDSLPAAREKKAGDDFSYSQSLLKSRSLLKIGFFFLIFGLALSFTPCILPMIPILSSIIVGDGCYGRGRSFMLAVAYSLGMALVYTLLGVAAGLAGEGLAGALQQPWVLGMFALLLVVLALSMFDVYQLQIPGIMQSSIAKTCGKLKGGQIAGVFLMGSLSALIVGPCVAAPLAGTLVYISQTRHVVIGGLALFSMAMGMSMPLLLVGLSAGTLLPKAGAWMNGVKYLFGLMLIGVAIWMVSPVIPGPLALLFWGALAMLCAVFLHLFDSLPEQSSIAMKFGKALGIVLLVIGILELAGAAAGGTNPLEPLAPFGSGAGGRTSAEEAGLKFTRIRSYAELDAALASAEKPVMLDFYADWCVSCKELEHFTFNDPAVCKQLETMTLLQVDVTANTPDDIALMKRFGIFGPPAIIFFDASGNEIPGSRVVGFVEAKPFLDHLDLYLTRNLP
- a CDS encoding TlpA family protein disulfide reductase; this encodes MQLFRSILIAGALAITMHALPALDAVAKKPVRKTALKTWLAPEFSAKSVQGGAVSSRTLAGKGYIVNFFGSWCPYCRKEIPDMAALQEKYEKKGFTFIGMAYRDNEQSMPDFIREQGINYPVVMADEAILDSFGRHVSGGVRSVPALFAINRDGRLLSVIIGAQTQEEFERIITETMKKPVR
- a CDS encoding cupin domain-containing protein gives rise to the protein MIRDCFVRKTQFPISKVLSAIVISVLLAVFQLPDDSLHAEEYRNVTVRKVLVTGTTSDGKKVRYPRTNDAEVTVLVVDVPPGGSTGWHYHPVPVYAYMLEGELAVEMENGTVNLFRKGDAIIEMVDTAHNGYNPGNEKASLVVFYTGAAGVPNVVKEKTPELEGQR
- a CDS encoding AAA family ATPase encodes the protein MKILSLRFKNLNSLAGEWFIDFTAPEYVSDGIFAITGPTGSGKTTILDAISLALYGQTPRLEKVNMSGNEVMSRHTGECFAEVVFEAGSGRYRCHWSQHRARRNPQGLLQAQKHEISDETTGKIIESKLQDTLAAVVECTGMDFLQFTRSMLLAQGGFAAFLQAPPDERSPVLEQITGTEIYSAISIKVHERNRLEQLKLDALREECSGIRLLGEDELAEAVFALKDREEQEDGIAGLKSKSEEALRWLRQITVMKAGLAGMEEEFRELRSREERFYPDRQRLEKAMQASRFEPAYTAVMQLRQLQDRDLLDKTVAERELERSKAVFEERAGEFRVAEKRLLLLKEEETALAGVIRVVRALDLQISAGEERRFQSESALNVLQKRIAASEGQLAEAERELLSERKKMEDAERYLSEHEADGGLATSLSGIEEKVRQCQATETAELDARKVRNDASKRLEKAAIALRELMPATAGARKDFDSCLYLQTELAGQLEGLLEGSSLSELRSETARIQERIRALEILQARLMQLAGFEERILTVRQALRSAEAELKHNSFELDRISLLQRKEEQIVEGLQREAELHGKIRSLEDERRMLQEGLPCPLCGSIHHPFVGEDLPDADMAADALRQGRLSLHERALEITGLRVAAARLETEIRQLHGQRDELRKSIETDLQWCRHSAGTLSIEGEPSVENIDAILDKHRLLSVKLSDRLAAAERIEGAHTAAAQEEKNFQQRLTEALRQQESAGYALKTAETEAARAGESEALAGEKRKTADAVLNLELADYAIAAGDGLSYPDVLRQLHSRLERRQEVELRKDAARQRITVLEGFRSVQQELLKTNREDCLQKETAYAAEGAALAGLQRQREGLFGSKNPDAEEGRAAEVARLAEEVLEEVRSAREVASRRIVTLSERVAMLGASSAERSVMISERQALLEHELSGGGFESLERFLSARLDRHEFERLEKQAGALAARRLELETLKGERLGKLLQEEERALTDSSEEVLCEELERFSASLGTLRSDIAALKIRLQEHERSALLLREKTSALAAQQIECARWSSLNELIGSSDGKKFRNFAQGLTFEIMIGHANRQLAGMTDRYLLVRSAAHPLALDVIDTWQAGEVRSTKNLSGGESFIVSLALALGLSHMSSRNVRVDSLFLDEGFGTLDEESLDTALKTLSGLHQNGKIIGIISHVPALKERIAARIRVHPVSGGRSRLSGPGVIEGNG
- a CDS encoding NAD(P)-dependent malic enzyme translates to MSYSKKSLDLHRQSRGKIEIKSKVSLKNKEDMSSAYTPGVAAVCTEIARDKQNSYILTNRGSQVAIVSDGTAILGLGDLGAEAAMPVMEGKSIIFKEFANIDAIPLCINSTDVDEIVMFCKLIEPSFAGINLEDISSPRCFEIFEQLEKALSIPVFHDDQDGTAIVTLAAIINACRVTGRELKDLHVVVNGAGAAGIAIARLLIHARVKEVVLVDTQGSLYDGRQGMNPIKQEIAERSNKLKHQGDLQSAMVGADVFVGVSVGNIVTEAMVAGMNLSPFIFPMANPTPEIMPEEAFKAGACIVGTGRSDLPNQVNNALVFPGLFKGLLQSGIRKVTPEMKIAVADAIAHSIVPTADNLMPTTFDKQVVENIVTALAVFSPN